caagagagaaactTGTCATGAAAACTACTGACCAGAGGGGAAAGTGAGTGTTGGGGAGGAGGAAAACTATGGGGTGGTTAAATGGCATGAATGAGTTGCAGGCATACAAGAGGGCCAGTGGACAAAGTGCAATATTGGCTGATGCATAAAATCTGCTCCATTGTGCTGGTGCTGGTTGAGGGATCGTCAATCTCAGGAGAGTTTCCACAGGAAGCTCCCATGTTTTTGAAATCTGAGTGCATAGGGCAAGGGATAAGTAAAAAGTCAGTACTTCCTCAAGAAGGAACTAGAATTAGAAACATATCCATGCAATGCATACAATTCCCTAAATTTTGTACTTAAGAATGATTGATTATATTGTGGTGAATCATTGATTTTAAGACAGAATCATATCACTCTCTGTCAGAAATACCACCCACTTAGCAAATTTATGAATGATCAATATTTGTTGTCTACATATATCTAACACTTTCCCTATATTCTATTAGAAAAACTCAAACACATGATTCTAATCGTATCTCGTTTCCTTCCAAATTCAGACATACCATTCTATCCATAACTTGAGAAACACATTACATTACTAAAACTGATAcatgaaaacatgaaaaatggGAAGCAATAGGCAAAAAGTGAGTATTTTAACGATGCTAGAAAGTTAGTCGCAGGATATTACAGATGCAAAAGTGCTTACTAAATCAAAGACAAAAactagaaaggaaaaaaaaaaaaagttgttctCCAATCCATTATTCTAAGAAAACTTTGATCATCTCCAgaatcttaaaagaaataaagtagTTCAATGTCAATTGTCTTGCTATAGGACTGAACAAAATCAAGATCATGTACCCATGTAAGTACGTACTCGAAATGGAAACCACTACAGtaacaagaacaacaacaacgtACCAATCGAAACACTCCACGCACTCCGGAAGCGCGTTTCTCTCCCTCGGCTGATCTCGAAACTACAGGGTCGGGATCCGATTCCAACTGTCCCTCGAGATCCGCGGAACTCTTTTGAGTGCGATCTGCCATCCCCAAGTCCATGTAGAAGACAAACCCTACGAAGAACAAGTAGAAGGCAACGAATCCAACGGCCTGCCAAAGGAAAATCTCGGCGCTGAGGTAGACGTAGAAGAGGAACATTGCAGCGGTGAGGTAGAAGAGAACATCCCTAACGAAGGGCGCGGGATCGACGGAGAAGGGCGCGGCGTAGATGGCGACGAAGCCGACGACGAGGGCAGAGACGAAGGTGCCGGCGGAGAGTATAGCGCCGAAGCCAGTGCGGTACTGGCCGGCGCGGAGGGCTGCGAGTGAGGAGAAGACGTCGGGGGCGCCGTTGCCGAGGGAGAGAAGCGTGACGGCGGCCATGCTGGGGGAGAGGGCGAGGTGGGAGGCGAGTTTGGTGGTGACGAGGGAGAAGTGGTCCTGGGCGGTGGTGATGAGGATGTAGAagtggaggaggaggaagagggAGAGGAAGGGGATGGAGAGAGCGGTGTGTTGTGGGAAGAGGCACTGGTAGTTGAGGATTCCATCGGATTTGCCGGAACACGGTGAGGGAGCAAGGAGGAGTGACCTGCGTGGTGTGGCAAtgggagaaggagaaggagggtTTATCGCGAAGAACAACAAGACCAGAAGAAGGAGAGTGGTAGTGAGGATTACTGAGAGTGAAGAGGGTTTTCGTTTTGCTTTCAATTTCAACCATGGCAGCGCCATTCCTGCAGTGCCTTCTTTCTCGGCGCTTCCGCCATCTCAATCATCACCCTCGCCACTCCATTCCTGAGATGGGGCCCACCCTGTTTTCCGCGTTTCTTGCTTTAACAATAACACCACTCTCACATTTGCAGTACTCTCAATAATACAACATTTTGTCACAATGAATGACTTGGTCAATATCTGAATTTGGTACTGCTCCACTCTTCAATCTCTAtattaataattcaattatatataaatatgtttatgtCATAATTTAGTGATATTAAAAGCTAAAAGTAATACATTTTTAACATTCAAAGCTCGCATTAGAAATCAAATATTTCCTAATATTTAGATTTTAGATTCAATCATACAAGTTTCTtaatatcaaaatcataaatatctattcttttgaagaagaaaatcgaaatataacatttaaataataattaaaaaatgtcttTGTTGTAAACCAGTTTTTGAAGGTTTGCCAATTTTTCCATATAGTACCAGAAAAatgggaaaattttaaaactttttccaGGTGTGCAATGTGTGGTTTCAACAGCTAAAGGGTTCACTGtggtattttcttttcttggaGCGAAAGAAAAAAGTTCAGACTAATGCAAGAGACAATTGAAGACCACAAAGCAAACTTGGGATGTTTCAGTATTCATTCAAGCGCAAATGATTTGATTTTCCAAAGTACAAATTCCCTTCCTCATTCTAGTTCTTTGAACTAACCTTCTATATCCGTCATCATAAAAAAGGGTTTAAcgttacaaaaaaaatgaatatgacAGGGCATCATCATCTATACTCCGCAGGCAATCGGTAACCCGGCATGACTATTTTATCTGCAGACATTTTGCCAGTCTTTGGCATAACATGCCAATGCATGGTAAGGTTATATTCTTTGCCACGCAAATTGCTTCCCTGGGCACGAAATAATTGAAAAGCTGAGTCCTAAAAAAACATGAAGCAAATCATAGCAGTGAAAAACATCATTCTGGAGTTGTATACCTGGTCAATGAATCGGTATTTATTTGATGTGTGAATCCAAAACTTCGCATGCTCTTTAGAGGGAATGATACCATCCCAAAGGGATATCTGTAAAATGGAATATTTAAGAACCTTAGTAACATTCATGCACGACAGAAACCAGGATGGTAGAGATGCAGCATAATATGCAAAGCCACAGCTATTTGGGTGATACGAATTGTATTAGAAAAACTGTGACTCGAAAACATATATCAGTAAAACAGAATAGCTATTTTATGCATGAATCCAAAACTTGCCCTGCTCTTTAGAGTGAATGATACCAACCCATAGAGATATCTGTAAAATGGCATTTCAAGAACCTATGCAGCATACATGACACAATACATACCAAAGATGGCAGAGATGTAGCATAATATGCAAAGCCGCAGCTATCAGAGTGATATgttagtataaaaaaattctgAAGCCACCACCTCaccaattaaaattcaatatccTTTAATAGACCAGTTACCATGGCTtccttttattctttcttttataaatacaagCTGGCAAACTAACAATTTACATGATTATATTCCAGTTGTAGATGCaaacaaaccaaacaattcATACCTGATTCAAGGAATTCTTCGGTGTTTCATACTCAGCAGctagaaaaacaaaaacctgCAACCATACAAAAGTAATAGAACTGAATCACTGGACAGCGACGAAATTTCTAGCCTTGACACAGTTTATCtagaataaataattgattgGAAATAAGGATCCGATTGATGTGTTATTAAGCAGCTCGAACATTTCCATGGAAATACAATGTTGCacagacaaaaagaaaaagcaatgggcaaaaatataaattaatattccGCAACATGAAACAAGATGTAACGATAGGTAAGGCGATTCAAACATTAAGCACACGTTATGTTAGCCTTGTGAATGAATGAGGGATTTCAATaatttcaagaaattgaaatacatgCTACttgaattatttgtaattaaatttttttcattttcaaattattcTGTTTGTAtagagtaattaaaaaaatctaatatttcaattttgttgtttcgataaaataattgaatttttcttttaagataaaatttcatttaaaaaatatgtattttacaattcaaatttacaaaaaaaaaaaatattagtcaaatttaaatactcaaataatatttaacaatttaatttttttcaatatgta
This portion of the Vigna unguiculata cultivar IT97K-499-35 chromosome 6, ASM411807v1, whole genome shotgun sequence genome encodes:
- the LOC114187934 gene encoding cation/calcium exchanger 5 isoform X1, with product MALPWLKLKAKRKPSSLSVILTTTLLLLVLLFFAINPPSPSPIATPRRSLLLAPSPCSGKSDGILNYQCLFPQHTALSIPFLSLFLLLHFYILITTAQDHFSLVTTKLASHLALSPSMAAVTLLSLGNGAPDVFSSLAALRAGQYRTGFGAILSAGTFVSALVVGFVAIYAAPFSVDPAPFVRDVLFYLTAAMFLFYVYLSAEIFLWQAVGFVAFYLFFVGFVFYMDLGMADRTQKSSADLEGQLESDPDPVVSRSAEGEKRASGVRGVFRLISKTWELPVETLLRLTIPQPAPAQWSRFYASANIALCPLALLYACNSFMPFNHPIVFLLPNTHFPLWSVVFMTSFSLAFLHFIIEKQPPKTEHLPVVVMAFVMSVFWISTTAGELVNCLEAIGTHLKLPPALLGLTVLAWGNSVGDLVADVAVAKAGHPAMAMAGCFAGPMFNMLVGLGSALVIQTANVYPNAYQLNFHVGIVIAFVFLLLSLMGSLLVITWCRFRVPRFWGFCLVGIYAAFTAASLGIAMFSG
- the LOC114187934 gene encoding cation/calcium exchanger 5 isoform X2, with translation MALPWLKLKAKRKPSSLSVILTTTLLLLVLLFFAINPPSPSPIATPRRSLLLAPSPCSGKSDGILNYQCLFPQHTALSIPFLSLFLLLHFYILITTAQDHFSLVTTKLASHLALSPSMAAVTLLSLGNGAPDVFSSLAALRAGQYRTGFGAILSAGTFVSALVVGFVAIYAAPFSVDPAPFVRDVLFYLTAAMFLFYVYLSAEIFLWQAVGFVAFYLFFVGFVFYMDLGMADRTQKSSADLEGQLESDPDPVVSRSAEGEKRASGVRGVFRLISKTWELPVETLLRLTIPQPAPAQWSRFYASANIALCPLALLYACNSFMPFNHPIVFLLPNTHFPLCRRAGELPGSYRHTSETAACTPGSYCAGMGKFSR